A genomic stretch from Pseudobacteriovorax antillogorgiicola includes:
- a CDS encoding substrate-binding periplasmic protein, with protein sequence MRYLCFFVWGFWASLVQGETVYVYPGNLPISGVDGRETVEGIIPSLISAAFDRVGIKSQFQVLPFKRALAEATLGRGLVAGIISTPERRKSLQFSAPIFYSYIGLITRQKDKFQKDALVKLHGKAVGTKLGFRFPEPLEGKVRKGLVDLVYGSHEVNLERLLKKRISAIALNLETAKLLKLDHPKAFKKLNIISFQDMRVDFYLAGKKGKYDVLIEEFNRGFQQVPLEQRTLIIDRVFRKLGRTTAAHK encoded by the coding sequence TTGAGGTATCTTTGTTTCTTTGTTTGGGGGTTCTGGGCATCGCTTGTCCAAGGTGAAACCGTCTATGTCTATCCTGGCAATCTGCCCATCTCGGGAGTTGATGGTCGAGAAACCGTTGAGGGAATCATTCCAAGCTTGATCAGCGCTGCATTCGATCGGGTAGGGATTAAGTCGCAGTTTCAAGTTCTGCCGTTTAAAAGAGCTCTCGCCGAAGCAACACTGGGTCGAGGTTTAGTAGCTGGGATTATTTCAACTCCGGAGCGACGGAAATCACTTCAGTTTTCAGCACCGATTTTCTACAGCTATATTGGGTTGATAACTCGTCAGAAGGATAAGTTCCAAAAAGACGCTCTCGTCAAACTTCATGGTAAAGCAGTGGGAACAAAGCTAGGCTTCCGCTTCCCGGAGCCGTTGGAGGGTAAGGTAAGAAAAGGCTTGGTGGATCTGGTTTATGGCAGTCATGAGGTGAACCTGGAAAGGCTCTTGAAAAAACGCATATCCGCCATAGCCCTGAATCTAGAAACGGCCAAGCTTCTGAAGCTCGACCACCCAAAAGCCTTTAAGAAGCTCAATATCATTTCATTTCAGGATATGAGAGTTGATTTCTACCTCGCTGGAAAAAAAGGAAAGTACGACGTCCTCATAGAGGAGTTTAATCGTGGCTTTCAACAAGTTCCCTTGGAGCAGAGAACGCTTATTATCGATCGGGTCTTCCGCAAGCTTGGTCGTACTACAGCAGCTCACAAATAA